In Salvelinus alpinus chromosome 36, SLU_Salpinus.1, whole genome shotgun sequence, the genomic stretch ACAGAGCCAGGATGCACAGCAGATCACACCTGCTGCACAGAGAAACTCCATaactggaaacagctctggtggtatAACAAATGTGCCCTCTCAGAGTTTCAGTGTGGCAAAGTCAAACATGAAGATCCACAGCCTGAGAACGTCAGGAGCTAAAAGATTTGGCTGTATGCAATGTGGCAAGAACTTCAGGTGTTACAGTCAGCTGGAAATACACCAGCGAagtcacactggagagaaaccgtaCCGATGCACGCTGTGTGGAAAGAGATACGCACAGAAAGGGCATCTTTATACCCACCAACGCACCCACACTGGAGAAAAGCCATATCGCTGCCTCGACTGTGGCAAGAGCTTCATTCAAAAATGCACTCTCGATATGCACCAGCGCACCCACACTGGAGAAAAACCTTATGTTTGTGTGAAATGTGGGAAGGGATTTACTAAAAACTGTAACCTTAAGAAACACATGGGTGTACATACAGAGTTCAGCATGCATGTTTACAGTGAGTCCAGTTTTCAAGAGGACAGATGGTAAAATAGACCTCATCAGTACTAGTATCAACCAACCAGCCTCTGCAGTGGATTTGATGGACTTCAGTCATTAAAGGTTTTCCTCATAGAATAGAAGTATGCTTTTCAGAAAAATAAAGGTGTCCCTTTTTCAACATTGTTAGGTCTCTATTTTGCTGTCTGTCATATTTTTCCTCATTTCAAATGG encodes the following:
- the LOC139565299 gene encoding uncharacterized protein isoform X1, translating into MHLLYQQGASVTINPHHCFTIHHDIAEFPQLQRRGSATNKYSKKSESSWENICPPQENHVIHPVEDSALVLETGPTTVVRDQPELIVIKEEPSEVDIWGSGPKTELINEKGAATSLDTDVACLDVHQHCPDGSDKHLMLTESQVNHSTPPSSRVQLEDLDTHWMPPACSQSQDAQQITPAAQRNSITGNSSGGITNVPSQSFSVAKSNMKIHSLRTSGAKRFGCMQCGKNFRCYSQLEIHQRSHTGEKPYRCTLCGKRYAQKGHLYTHQRTHTGEKPYRCLDCGKSFIQKCTLDMHQRTHTGEKPYVCVKCGKGFTKNCNLKKHMGVHTEFSMHVYSESSFQEDRW